The following nucleotide sequence is from Cyclopterus lumpus isolate fCycLum1 chromosome 20, fCycLum1.pri, whole genome shotgun sequence.
tgtccctctcttttctctcaaacTCCTCTTTTGACAGAATCAGCTCATGAACATCTGGGGAGCCAATTGATTTAGTGATCATCTAAAGAAAAGTTAAACCAATCTATGGTTAGTTTTTGCTCACTCATTCAAATGAGGTCAGTCTGGCGATACAGAACGGGGGTCAACTCAAAGCAATATGACATCATCTGACAAAGTCTTGTGTTGGCCAATCAAATACACATCCCCTGGAATGGGAAATGCAACATTTCTACTGTTAAACTCTGGATTGTTACAACGAAAGATCAAAAAAATGTCACTGTGATAAGTTTCCTTGGTTAAAAGTGTTATAAACCAAAACATAAGATAAAAGAAGAATCCATGGACTACATCAGTATTACTCTTTGTTACCGTTTGtggtaatgtttttattttcagagaAGGCATACATACCCTGGTCGAGTTTCCGAAGAAGAAAACAGCCACTTTTCCTCCAACTCCAAAGTAGGATACATCACTGTTGAGACTACGACAGACCGGCTCAGGCCGAACATAACTCTCTTCTTTACTGtagtgaagaaaaagagaaacagaaaaaaagagacgtaCAATTAAATTGTaggcatttaaaatgaaaagagaTCACTTTAGAAGGAAACGTTGGACAATCATGGTTGAACTGTAAAGAAGGTAAAGCACACCAACCCTCCAACTGTGACGTTTTTCCTGGAAAATTTAGAGAGTCTGAACACTGCCCAGTTTTTTAATTGTTTCGAGGTCATCCCACACCCGTTATCCAAGATAATGATGGTAGGTTTCGCAAGAGTTTCATCAAACACCTGGACAACAGAGAGAAGGTCAGTCAACATAACAGATCGAAATAAACCGAAGGCACAGACTTTCTAAAAAGGCAACATATATGGTTATAAAATCACATGCAAATGCATAACCAACCATCTGTATCTCTATTGTCCTCATCCCCGTGTTTTTAGATGTGGCCGAAAGAGAATTGTCAATCAGCTCAGCAAGCGCGTACGCTGGAAGTAGATAGTTATGAGTGATGATATGCAGCTAAACGTCTCTGTCCATTTCAAGGATACTACTTATTATACGAGAACTTACCCAATGATTTCTGGCCCTCACTGTTGTAGTACTCGGACTGGCCCCCCTTGATCAACGTATCATAATGAGGCACAAACTTGATGAGCTCCTCCGTAGCCGTTGCCAGAGCTTGGTCCTCCCGTTGCAACATGTGGAGGGTGCGGCCATCCTGAAGCTCCTCTGCAATCAAAACATGAACCATTTTATCTGTCTTGTGTAAACTGGTATAAATACCGACTTATAACATGAACTAATATTTAAAATAGACACATTCGCAACAAACTGATGATGACATGTACAGATCATATGCCATAAAATGGCTTGTTGCTGCAGCTTTCTGGCCTCAACTGGACTAGGAACGGGTACCAAAACCAGATATTAAACAGGCGTCGTTGCTAAATTATTAAAGACCGTAGTATTGATGAGCTCTAATGTTATAAATTCTTTTACCGGTAATATTTAAGATTTTGGcgtaattaattttttttacgcTGCAGCATCTCCTCTGCTTACTGTGTCACGGCAGAAAacaagttttacattttttggttTACTTTTCACGGCTATAAATGTATCGCAGggtatttgtttacttttgcaGGAGTGATTTACTCACCAAATTTGTCAAAATCCAGGACGATTCGGTCCGTTGTTGCAAGCACAAATGTTTCATGTGGACGGATTGAGAATGtctgtaataaaatgtcaaagGTTAGTTTCGGTTCTTTATTACAGCTGaaacaatcaaataaacagACTATTTAGAGGCAACTATTGTGTTGATCCATTCATCGTTTCAGTCTCAGAATCTCCATTGTTTATTATTCTACACTATATTGTATAACATTATTGATTTTAGCCAATCACCTCGAACAGCGTCAGTGGCAACTTCCCCAAACAAGACAAGCTCAGAGCCAGACAGGAAGGAAGATGCACCTCCGTGCAGTAGTTAATTAACCTAGTTATTTATCTTTGACAagataacaaattaaaatattcagAGTTGAAATGAAGACCATACATTCCAATTCAAGTCTAAATATCAGTAAAAGTTAAGATGGGCTCAAACGTTCTGACCACCTTCCGAAGACAACTCAGTTATTAGTTAGTTAAGTTAAGAAAAGTTAGTTAGCTAGGCTATATCATTACCCGGTGCAGAAGTAGAAGAAAGCCGTTGAAGTCCAAACCCCTTGTTTCCAGCAATGTCCTCGTATATTGCTGTTTGTTTTCGGAGCGGCAGTCGTAAACGTGGATCCTCCTGCGgtctcttccttcctccatgGAGACTGTTTCGGTTTTCAGAGCTAATCGAGAAAACCAGCTCTGAACATATCCCGACTTCGATTAAACAAACGTTGTAGCTAGATGTCACCTTTAAACCAACCGTCGGAGCTGGCTACAAACCACCACCACGGACAGTAAAAGAGGGTCTGGCCCTTTAACTGCTGTGTTCAGGCGCTTTCGTTTCTACGGTAACTCGTTGGGGACACACCCCTTCTATTTCCGTGAAAACGAAACAGCAACAACGCGCTTTAACTTTTGGTAACATTGACTGGCAAGACGAATTGGCTCGAGCACGTTGTTTACGTTGGGTGAGGGGCACGGCTGCTCAATCTAAACGGGAAGCGAGCTAGAATGAACACGCATCCGCTTAAACGCCAGCTAGTTTGAACCGATCGGATCCTCACAATGTCCGCGGTGGTTCGGAACACGGGGGGCTGGGTTTTGGATGCACGCGCACTCATTGATCAGGGGTATTCGCGTTGCATCCGGCTGAGAGATGATAATCAAAAGTCACACTTGAAGTGTCGTTTCAAAAGGCAATGCTTTCAGATGTTACAAAGCCATTATAGTGTGAGGCCCAGTGCTGCTGTGGATGAAGGAAACACGGATATGTTGCATAAAACAGACAAACCATCAAAGGTAAAGGGTTCACAAACATTACTTTACAGCGGCTGGTTATGGGACTGtattcacatattcacacacttTTATGTCATGATAAGTACCGTTACACTTATGTAATGCAACTTAAATTATCTTTATATTCGCTGAGAAAAAAAGTTTACACAAAGCTAAAGCTAGTGGAGTCCTGATttatgcagattttttttttttatctactaTCAACAAAAACTTAGGAGTTATTTATTgacgatttttatttttaaattctctTAAATCAGAGTTATACTAGCCgcttataaaaacaaaaatagagaaATCAGAGACACCTTTTGTacaataattgaaaaaaagttCACTGAGCAAAAATTgtatacagaaagaaaaatctaTGACTGAACATCTACTacctgtgaaataaaaaaaaattgtaattatttCATGTAAATTTGACTTCCAGAAAAGGAAACGAAGACCCAGTGAACTCAACCAGGGGGAAATTGATTCACAGGCCTTCCACGAGAAGGTAGGTttaatctctttctcttctAGCTGCATGTTGTCTTTGTAAAGAGTTTTGTGCCGGAGTAGAAATATAAAGTTAGTAGAAAAGTAAGTATCTCAAAACTCTgctttaagtacagtacttaagTAAATGCACTTAATTTCTTTCCACCACTGATGATCCcgtcacattttatttctctggCAAGTATTGTGAAAGGAGTGTTGAGAGATGAATGGCTACATTTATGAAACCCAGATGTCCCTTAGATGAGGCATATGATGAGACTGGAGCCGGGGAGGTCAACACAGAGGTCTCtggggacagagagggaggggggctcAATTATTGAGAATGTTGTTGCCTCCGGATCGACTCGGGTTGCTTGTAATTTGTGTGTTGCAAATAAAACCTACGTGAAGTGAAGTGGCAACTCtcccaagcagcagcagcagcagcagcaactatACCGTGGCAAGTTCTGGTTGAGCCTACCACCAAAAGGACCACTGCTGCCACTATTTGAGCTCGCTGTTAAAATAGCAAAGACAATTAAGATGAGACTCCGTTTTCAACCATTAAAGACCCATAAGCCAATATTATAGTATAGgttcagaaagaaaacactcatTTATGAAATAGACAagctcagacagacaggaaggaagaTGCACTTCAGTGCAGTAGTTCATTAACTTAATTATTTCTCTTTGACAAGCGAACAAATTAAGACCATGAATTCCATTTCTAGGTTAAATATTACGTGAAGTGAAGACAATCCAATCTCTCTTGTGTTCTGTGGGTCTTTACTGAGTACTGAGATCCTGTGGCGTCTCATCGGTCGTCAGATAGCAGTTATAAACTTAACGTGATGTGTGCCGATGCAGATCAGGTCTGTTGTCCTTGAGGGAACCAAGTCCCTGGTGGATTCTGCCCGGTCTCTCGGATATCTCAACGGCGTGACCGACACAGTGGACGAGCCCCTTCCCTCTCAGGAGTGCAGCCTCGCTGCTCTTTGTGAAATGGCTAAAGGGCTTCCTCTAGTGGACGACGAGGAGCGGGAGGAGCGTGTGCAGCTCCTTGTTGCTGAAGATGGCCGTACGTCACACGTTGACTTGTTCTCCCGGGTAACGGAGAGCGAGTCGGACTGGGCTACAGTGGTCCCGCTGATGGGAGAGGAGTATGTCATACCACCACACACAGCCTTCCTGCTGTCTGATTTCACCAGAATACAACCGCTGGTCCACTGTGAGTACAATGTTGGGAACTGAGCAATGTGTCGATATTGTGCAGGCCATCCGGAGCAGAGTGGACTGAATGTCTTCTTTCCTATgaggatttaaaacaaattaaactcatggaaaagaaaatggccATTGTGGCATAAATAtaccctctccccctccccccttacTGAATTTATCACGGTAAATAATTCTAGCATGACTAGCGTGACATACTAGTTTTTTCCCAGTCTGACATTGTTTACCAAAAGCTGCTTATTTCTCACACAGATGGAAGAAGATTTGACTTAATAGTTATGGATCCACCGTGGGAAAACAAATCTGTGAAAAGGA
It contains:
- the mettl4 gene encoding N(6)-adenine-specific methyltransferase METTL4, which codes for MSAVVRNTGGWVLDARALIDQGYSRCIRLRDDNQKSHLKCRFKRQCFQMLQSHYSVRPSAAVDEGNTDMLHKTDKPSKKRKRRPSELNQGEIDSQAFHEKIRSVVLEGTKSLVDSARSLGYLNGVTDTVDEPLPSQECSLAALCEMAKGLPLVDDEEREERVQLLVAEDGRTSHVDLFSRVTESESDWATVVPLMGEEYVIPPHTAFLLSDFTRIQPLVHYGRRFDLIVMDPPWENKSVKRSRRYSSLPSSQLKRLPIPTLASPNCLVVTWVTNRPSHLRFVREELYPHWGVDVVAEWFWVKVTTSGRFVFPLDSHHKKPYEVLVLGRYRSPAHDATSSSETSEVPVEDQRLIVSVPSALHSQKPSLSEVLKPHVGAGAECLELFARSLQPGWTSWGNEVLKFQHVSYFTLTPTDDGADGDEDEPAVTTGLSSPGGSSPRGRPPTPGT